One window from the genome of Atribacteraceae bacterium encodes:
- a CDS encoding DegT/DnrJ/EryC1/StrS family aminotransferase, with the protein MDNRASFGGPGSYLIGEEEKKELMEVIESGYLFRYGATDDPRFKKKVVTLEQEFAKLIGVRYAVAVNSGTSALLTGLAALGIGPGDEVIVPGYTFIASLSSIIMARAIPTLAEIDESLTLDPADVERKITDKTRAIMVVHMLGNPCRMDEIMEIARARNILVIEDCAQAAGASYRGNRVGSIGDIGAFSLNVYKTITAGDGGMVVTDDFGWYERAFGFHDQGHKPLRTGVEIGQRSIVGLDFRMNELTGAVALAQLRKLDHILAILRYKKKKLKDALTGISGIGFRTINDEEGECATLLTLIFPDRKTADAFGDRVGTKTIAHSGWHVYNNMEQILNKQTVTQFSCPYACPQYGKSVEYHAHMLPQTDDILNRSINVSVGVVDKGLGSGFGINVTSSDQEIEVVAERITSVMKEIG; encoded by the coding sequence ATGGATAACAGAGCAAGTTTTGGTGGTCCAGGATCATACCTGATCGGGGAAGAAGAAAAGAAGGAATTAATGGAAGTCATCGAATCCGGCTACCTGTTCCGCTACGGAGCGACCGACGATCCGCGCTTCAAAAAGAAAGTCGTCACCCTGGAACAAGAATTCGCCAAGCTTATCGGAGTGCGCTACGCCGTTGCGGTCAACAGTGGAACCAGTGCCCTGTTGACCGGTCTTGCCGCTTTGGGGATCGGTCCCGGAGACGAGGTGATCGTACCCGGCTACACCTTTATTGCCTCCCTCTCCAGCATCATCATGGCCCGGGCTATTCCTACCCTTGCTGAAATCGATGAATCGTTGACTCTCGATCCGGCCGATGTCGAGCGGAAAATCACCGACAAAACCCGGGCGATCATGGTCGTGCACATGCTGGGAAATCCCTGTCGAATGGATGAGATCATGGAGATAGCCCGGGCCCGAAATATCCTGGTGATCGAAGATTGCGCACAGGCTGCCGGAGCCTCCTATCGAGGCAACAGAGTGGGAAGCATTGGCGATATCGGTGCTTTTTCTTTGAACGTATACAAGACGATCACCGCCGGAGACGGGGGAATGGTGGTAACCGATGATTTTGGTTGGTATGAAAGGGCGTTCGGATTTCACGATCAGGGGCACAAGCCGCTGCGCACCGGTGTGGAAATCGGCCAACGAAGCATTGTCGGTCTTGACTTCCGCATGAATGAGCTGACCGGAGCGGTTGCCCTGGCCCAGCTTCGGAAATTGGATCATATTCTCGCCATTCTTCGGTACAAAAAGAAAAAACTCAAGGACGCGCTTACCGGAATTTCCGGCATAGGTTTTCGGACCATCAATGACGAGGAAGGGGAATGCGCAACCCTTCTCACCCTTATTTTCCCGGACCGTAAGACCGCCGATGCCTTTGGGGATAGAGTGGGGACCAAGACGATTGCCCACTCCGGGTGGCATGTCTACAACAATATGGAACAAATTCTGAATAAACAAACCGTTACCCAATTTTCCTGTCCCTATGCTTGTCCGCAATATGGCAAATCCGTCGAATACCATGCCCACATGCTACCCCAAACCGATGATATTTTGAACCGTTCCATCAACGTGAGTGTTGGAGTAGTGGATAAGGGATTAGGATCCGGTTTCGGAATCAATGTCACCTCGAGCGATCAGGAAATCGAGGTAGTAGCCGAACGTATTACTTCGGTTATGAAGGAAATCGGTTGA
- a CDS encoding HDIG domain-containing protein: protein MNTRKPEREDALSLLKEFTTDRSLINHALAVEAVMRYIARKHGEDEEKWGVVGLIHDLDYENYPNRHCQKTQEILEERNWPAEYIRAAVSHGWGLCSEIKPETLLEKTLYAIDELTGLVAACALVRPSKSVLDLEAKSVLKKWKQKGFASGVNRDVIQKGTAMLGIEPAELTEEVIMGMREVSLEIGLG, encoded by the coding sequence GTGAATACACGAAAACCTGAACGTGAGGATGCCCTATCCCTTTTGAAGGAATTCACCACTGATCGATCTCTCATCAACCACGCTCTTGCCGTCGAGGCGGTAATGAGATATATAGCCAGAAAACACGGAGAAGACGAGGAAAAGTGGGGGGTTGTCGGCCTTATACATGACCTCGATTACGAAAATTATCCGAACCGCCACTGTCAAAAAACCCAGGAGATTTTGGAAGAGCGGAATTGGCCGGCGGAATACATCCGGGCCGCTGTCTCTCATGGATGGGGTCTGTGCTCGGAAATAAAGCCGGAGACTCTGCTGGAGAAAACTCTCTATGCCATTGATGAGCTGACCGGCTTGGTCGCCGCCTGCGCCTTGGTGCGTCCTTCAAAAAGCGTCTTGGATCTTGAGGCGAAGTCTGTACTAAAAAAATGGAAACAAAAAGGATTTGCTTCAGGGGTGAACCGTGACGTGATCCAGAAAGGAACCGCGATGCTTGGAATTGAGCCGGCTGAATTGACCGAAGAGGTCATAATGGGCATGCGGGAGGTTTCTTTGGAGATTGGTCTGGGATAG
- a CDS encoding cation-translocating P-type ATPase, whose translation MWDFHCLTTEDTMKVLAVSDQGLSNREVVQRREKYGMNELLETVKESVLQTFLNQFKDLLVLILLAAAVISAFLGKFDSAVVIIIVVLLNATLGTLQHVKAEHALQGLKKLSEPVAEVLRDDKRFEIASRELVPGDILYLDAGDYVSADSRILESHSLQVNESSLTGESISVSKVTEPIQQADVAIGDRKNMVFSGSYVTYGRAVVVVTQIGMNTEIGKVAHLLETAQENKTPLQVSLEEFGRKLAIVVLAISALVFGLNLFHGRELITSFLFAVSLAVAAIPEALSSIVTIVLALGTQRMAKKNAIVRKLYAIESLGCITVICSDKTGTLTQNKMTVRKAYVDETVLESTKLNPDKELEKKLVLIALLCNDAVTFEQKEMGDPTEVALVNLGEMYGLDELAIRKEYPHVGEIPFDSNRKLMSTVNRVKDKTFLITKGAVDTMLSRIKRIDTSDGVKLLTQDHVDEIKRNNSEFAENGLRVLAFAFKEVSEETIRFEDETDLTFIGLIAMMDPPRPETAGAVASCIQAGIRPVMITGDHKTTASTIARQIGILTGEFGAMEGSELEKLTNEELQKRVTDISVFARVSPEHKIRIVGAWQQRGDVIAMTGDGVNDAPALKQADIGIAMGITGTEVAKEAAVMVLADDNFSTIVDVISTGRSIFANIKNAIKFLLGGNTAGILSVLYASLLGLPVPFTPIHLLFINLITDSLPAIAIGLEPHNPLLMQEKPRNIKVPILNKKFATEIISEGLLIALSTMTAFHLGLAGGNPHIASTMAFATLSLSRLIHGFNSRSKTSIFKIGVFTNRILWVAILLGYLLLRVVLTFPPAMQIFEVAPRLPISIRWYLCFLSFRWWSSKRLNYSS comes from the coding sequence ATGTGGGATTTCCACTGTCTGACAACCGAAGATACGATGAAGGTTTTGGCCGTCAGCGATCAGGGGCTCAGTAACCGAGAGGTTGTTCAGAGGCGAGAAAAATACGGAATGAATGAATTGTTGGAAACTGTAAAAGAGAGCGTTTTGCAGACATTCTTGAATCAGTTTAAAGATTTGTTGGTGCTGATCCTTTTGGCTGCAGCTGTTATTTCCGCTTTTTTAGGTAAATTCGATAGTGCTGTTGTGATAATCATTGTTGTGTTGCTGAACGCCACGCTGGGCACTTTGCAACATGTAAAAGCGGAACACGCACTGCAAGGTCTGAAGAAGCTCTCAGAACCTGTCGCGGAAGTACTGCGGGACGACAAAAGATTTGAAATAGCCTCTCGTGAGCTTGTTCCCGGCGATATCCTGTATCTGGATGCCGGGGACTATGTCAGTGCGGATAGCCGTATCCTGGAATCCCATAGTCTGCAGGTTAATGAAAGTTCACTAACGGGGGAATCGATCAGTGTTTCGAAGGTTACCGAGCCCATCCAACAGGCTGATGTGGCCATCGGCGATAGAAAGAATATGGTTTTTTCGGGAAGCTATGTCACATATGGACGAGCGGTTGTAGTTGTAACCCAGATTGGTATGAATACGGAAATCGGAAAAGTAGCGCATCTGCTGGAGACGGCCCAGGAGAATAAAACTCCTCTGCAGGTAAGCCTCGAAGAGTTTGGCCGAAAGCTGGCTATAGTTGTCTTAGCCATTTCTGCTCTGGTATTTGGACTTAATCTCTTTCACGGCAGAGAACTGATCACCTCGTTTTTATTTGCGGTTTCCCTGGCGGTAGCGGCAATACCGGAAGCACTCAGTTCCATCGTGACCATTGTTTTGGCCTTGGGAACACAAAGGATGGCCAAGAAGAATGCCATCGTCAGAAAACTGTATGCCATCGAAAGCCTTGGCTGTATCACGGTTATCTGTTCCGATAAAACGGGCACGTTGACACAGAATAAAATGACCGTCAGGAAAGCTTATGTTGACGAGACTGTACTGGAGTCCACAAAGTTAAACCCGGATAAAGAGTTGGAAAAGAAGCTGGTGCTTATAGCCTTGCTTTGTAACGATGCGGTTACTTTTGAACAAAAGGAAATGGGTGACCCAACAGAAGTGGCCCTCGTTAATTTGGGTGAGATGTATGGCCTTGATGAACTGGCTATACGGAAAGAGTATCCACATGTCGGGGAAATTCCCTTTGATTCCAACCGAAAACTCATGAGTACCGTGAATCGGGTCAAGGATAAAACATTTCTGATTACCAAGGGGGCAGTGGATACGATGCTGTCCAGAATTAAAAGGATTGATACGTCTGATGGCGTGAAATTGCTTACCCAAGATCATGTGGATGAAATCAAGCGGAACAACAGTGAATTTGCTGAAAACGGCCTGCGCGTTTTGGCTTTCGCTTTTAAAGAGGTGTCGGAAGAAACCATCCGTTTTGAAGATGAAACGGATTTGACTTTTATCGGACTGATAGCCATGATGGATCCGCCAAGGCCTGAAACTGCCGGGGCGGTGGCCAGCTGTATCCAAGCCGGGATTCGACCGGTTATGATCACGGGTGATCACAAAACCACCGCTTCCACAATTGCACGACAAATTGGTATCCTCACTGGCGAATTTGGTGCGATGGAAGGTTCTGAACTGGAAAAGTTAACCAATGAAGAGCTTCAGAAACGAGTAACTGATATTTCTGTTTTCGCCCGGGTATCCCCGGAACATAAAATCCGGATAGTCGGAGCCTGGCAACAAAGGGGCGATGTGATAGCCATGACCGGTGACGGGGTAAACGATGCCCCGGCACTGAAACAAGCGGATATCGGCATTGCCATGGGCATAACCGGGACAGAGGTAGCAAAAGAAGCCGCGGTCATGGTTCTGGCCGATGATAATTTCTCTACTATTGTGGACGTCATTTCAACTGGACGCAGTATCTTCGCCAACATCAAAAACGCCATTAAATTTCTGCTGGGAGGGAACACCGCCGGTATTTTGTCCGTACTTTATGCTTCACTCCTGGGCCTGCCTGTACCGTTTACCCCCATCCACCTCCTTTTTATCAATCTGATTACCGACAGCTTGCCGGCTATTGCCATCGGGCTCGAACCTCATAACCCGCTTCTAATGCAGGAAAAGCCGCGCAATATCAAGGTTCCTATTCTCAATAAAAAATTTGCAACGGAAATTATCAGCGAAGGACTGTTGATTGCCTTGAGTACCATGACCGCATTCCACCTTGGACTCGCCGGTGGCAACCCTCATATTGCCAGCACAATGGCTTTTGCCACCTTGTCTCTGTCTCGGCTGATACACGGCTTTAATTCCCGTTCCAAGACATCCATTTTTAAAATAGGGGTTTTTACGAACCGCATCCTCTGGGTTGCCATACTTCTCGGTTATCTTCTGTTACGGGTGGTACTGACCTTTCCTCCTGCCATGCAAATCTTTGAAGTGGCCCCTCGGCTGCCCATCAGCATACGATGGTACTTGTGCTTTCTTTCATTCCGCTGGTGGTCATCCAAACGTTTAAACTATTCTTCGTAA
- a CDS encoding acetylxylan esterase, giving the protein MSSQEKENSRQELLGLLGDLPPHDRPVSCDYVAVDDRPKFRIERLLLELNGIEPVPAYFMTPTVKQSKLPAILYNHAHGFEYHIGKEEIIQGRTFLQNPPYGEVLCSQGYAVLCIDHWGFGERQGRTEMEIFKTMLWEGKVMWGMMVYDSLRALDYLVSRPEVDGERVGTLGISMGSTMGWWISALDDRIKACVDLCCLTDFQALIATRGLDGHGIYYYVPRLLKHFTTTRINALIAPRPHLSLAGLYDPLTPVAGLDRINQDLQEIYRREGAPEAWRLIQSHTGHFETAAMRSEVLAFLKRWL; this is encoded by the coding sequence TTGTCGAGCCAGGAAAAAGAAAATTCTCGCCAGGAATTACTGGGCTTGCTGGGAGATCTGCCTCCCCACGACCGTCCGGTTTCCTGTGACTACGTTGCCGTCGATGATCGCCCGAAATTCCGGATCGAAAGATTGCTTCTTGAGCTCAACGGGATTGAACCGGTTCCGGCTTATTTTATGACTCCCACCGTAAAACAGTCGAAACTACCGGCCATCCTGTATAACCATGCCCATGGCTTTGAATATCATATCGGAAAAGAAGAGATTATCCAAGGAAGGACCTTTTTGCAGAATCCGCCTTATGGGGAAGTTCTTTGCAGTCAGGGTTACGCCGTTTTATGCATCGACCATTGGGGTTTCGGTGAACGGCAGGGCCGCACCGAAATGGAAATTTTCAAAACGATGCTCTGGGAAGGAAAAGTGATGTGGGGGATGATGGTCTATGACAGCCTTCGGGCGTTAGACTATCTTGTCTCTCGTCCGGAGGTGGATGGTGAACGGGTGGGAACTCTGGGAATATCCATGGGAAGCACCATGGGTTGGTGGATCTCCGCCCTCGATGATCGCATCAAAGCGTGCGTGGATCTGTGTTGTCTTACCGATTTTCAAGCGTTGATCGCAACCCGGGGTCTCGACGGCCATGGAATATATTACTATGTTCCCCGTTTACTGAAACATTTTACGACCACTCGGATAAACGCTTTGATCGCCCCCCGGCCTCATCTCAGCCTGGCTGGGTTGTACGATCCACTTACCCCCGTTGCCGGTCTTGACCGGATCAATCAGGACCTGCAGGAGATTTATCGCAGGGAGGGCGCCCCCGAAGCCTGGCGGTTGATTCAGTCCCATACCGGACATTTCGAAACCGCAGCCATGAGAAGCGAGGTACTGGCCTTCCTGAAACGGTGGCTATAA
- a CDS encoding PAC2 family protein, with amino-acid sequence MEGVQYLHRPNLNEAGMVIGFSGWMDGGDVSTGMIKYLVRKLQTEKFAHIDPEVYCVSNLSGTMEQVAQYRPYVRIEEGLIKEFLMPENIFYCSEANNLVLFSGKEPNLRWKSFAQAMFEVVEICNVRRIYFVGSVGGLTPHTRDPRVFCSLSDETFKYRLNDLDVRFSDYEGPSSFVNLLNVEAAKRGLEMINFVVDIPTYVQATNPRGIATVLKRIVRLLDLDISLEELVILGDEFQKNIDKLVAKMPDLLEQIKRLEENYDKEIWEDDQSFQEWLKRHGIDKL; translated from the coding sequence GTGGAAGGAGTTCAGTATCTTCATCGTCCAAACCTGAATGAGGCCGGCATGGTCATTGGTTTTTCCGGTTGGATGGACGGAGGAGATGTTTCAACGGGAATGATAAAATACTTAGTGCGAAAACTCCAGACAGAAAAATTTGCCCATATCGATCCGGAAGTGTACTGTGTTTCCAATTTGTCCGGCACCATGGAACAGGTGGCTCAGTATCGACCGTATGTGAGAATCGAGGAAGGTCTGATCAAGGAATTCTTGATGCCGGAAAACATCTTTTATTGTTCAGAAGCGAATAATCTTGTTCTTTTTTCAGGAAAGGAACCAAATCTTCGTTGGAAATCATTCGCTCAGGCTATGTTCGAAGTCGTGGAGATATGCAATGTTCGGCGAATTTATTTTGTCGGGAGTGTCGGGGGCTTGACTCCCCATACCCGGGACCCCCGAGTTTTCTGTTCTCTTTCCGACGAAACATTCAAATATCGTCTGAATGATCTTGACGTACGTTTTTCGGATTACGAGGGCCCTTCCAGTTTTGTCAATCTTTTGAATGTCGAGGCTGCAAAACGGGGGTTGGAGATGATCAATTTTGTCGTAGACATACCTACGTATGTGCAGGCTACCAATCCGCGGGGGATTGCCACGGTGCTCAAGCGAATTGTCCGTTTGCTCGATCTCGATATCAGCCTGGAAGAACTGGTAATTCTGGGGGATGAGTTTCAAAAAAATATTGACAAACTGGTGGCGAAAATGCCTGATTTGCTTGAACAGATAAAAAGGCTTGAAGAAAATTATGACAAGGAAATTTGGGAAGATGATCAGAGCTTTCAGGAATGGCTCAAGCGACACGGTATCGATAAACTTTAA
- a CDS encoding DUF3536 domain-containing protein, which yields MKRFVCIHGHFYQPPRENPWLEAIETQDAAHPYHDWNDRITTECYAPNAASRILGPEGKIQNIVNNYSRISFNFGPTLLSWLEKNRPDVYEAILRADRESMLRFSGHGSALAQVYNHIIMPLANRRDQETQVIWGIRDFISRFKRPPEGMWLPETAVNLAVLEVLKQHDIRFTILAPHQAYRIRRLGEQQWIHVGDGRINPKRPYLCRLSSGKNIVLFFYDGPIAHEVSFGNILNDGGAFADRLTAVFSPEADTPQLVHIATDGESYGHHHRFGDMALAYCLDRIESNKKVELTIYGEYLDHVIPQYEVEIYENTSWSCVHGIERWRDHCGCHSGLHPRWKQLWRKPLRNALEALHIKLANLYEQRLAPLVIDPWHMRNEYIDIILDREQDRIEAFLRKHLNGHYNMETAVLSLKLLEMQRHSLLMFTSCGWFFDDIAGIESKQILLFAARAIQLAQEFGELDLEEPLKRELAQAPGNQPEYLDGQAVWNSFVKPSVIDLLRVGVHVAVSSLFQPPNGERGEEKLYCYQYRKEVLTMVESGKEQLLFGKIHIRSTFTWEELTACFAMVYFGDYNLMGGVRKYLPDGCSKEFADQLKAAFNRLGIPEIVRLMDGHFGTHHYTFRHLFRDEQRQILEQVMSTTLGSVESTYRQIYEQNYPIMQIMRELQIPLPKAVRTAGEYILNRDMISALAPDVLDFEWLSRLVEEMKQWSMDIDRVTIGYVAENTINRLIDQWVKNPEETIVLEKLARLVGIFEKLPIEPDFGYAQNLFFQYGRKMYSSLSRLEVSGEERRHVQVMLLRKLAEYLRVSVS from the coding sequence ATGAAGAGGTTTGTCTGCATTCACGGTCATTTTTATCAACCACCCCGTGAGAATCCCTGGCTTGAGGCCATCGAGACACAGGATGCCGCCCACCCCTACCACGATTGGAATGACCGGATAACCACCGAATGCTATGCTCCCAATGCCGCTTCCCGGATCCTGGGTCCGGAGGGCAAGATACAAAACATCGTCAATAATTATTCCCGAATCAGCTTTAATTTCGGGCCTACCCTATTGTCCTGGCTGGAAAAAAATCGACCCGACGTTTATGAAGCGATCCTCAGGGCGGACCGGGAAAGCATGCTTCGGTTTTCCGGTCATGGATCCGCACTGGCGCAAGTCTATAATCATATCATTATGCCCCTCGCCAATCGACGAGACCAGGAAACCCAAGTGATCTGGGGAATCCGTGATTTTATTTCCCGCTTTAAGCGCCCTCCGGAAGGCATGTGGCTCCCGGAAACGGCAGTGAACCTGGCAGTTCTCGAAGTATTGAAACAGCATGATATTCGTTTTACCATTCTTGCTCCCCATCAGGCTTACCGTATTCGACGCCTGGGTGAACAACAGTGGATCCACGTCGGTGATGGTCGCATCAATCCCAAACGACCCTATCTTTGCCGGTTGTCTTCCGGTAAAAATATTGTTCTGTTTTTTTATGATGGACCGATTGCCCATGAAGTCAGTTTTGGAAATATCCTTAATGACGGCGGGGCGTTTGCTGACAGGCTGACCGCCGTTTTCTCGCCCGAGGCAGATACACCCCAACTGGTCCATATCGCTACCGACGGTGAAAGCTACGGCCACCATCACCGGTTTGGAGATATGGCTTTGGCTTACTGTCTTGATCGTATTGAATCGAACAAAAAGGTCGAGTTGACCATCTATGGTGAATATCTCGATCATGTCATTCCACAATATGAAGTGGAAATTTACGAAAACACGTCCTGGAGTTGCGTACACGGCATCGAGCGCTGGCGGGATCATTGCGGCTGCCATTCGGGTTTACACCCGCGGTGGAAACAGCTCTGGAGGAAGCCGTTGCGCAACGCTTTAGAAGCTCTCCATATAAAACTAGCCAATTTGTATGAACAACGGTTAGCCCCCTTGGTTATCGATCCTTGGCATATGCGGAATGAGTATATCGATATCATTCTGGATCGGGAACAGGACAGGATAGAGGCTTTCCTAAGGAAACATCTGAATGGTCATTATAATATGGAAACCGCAGTATTGTCCCTGAAGCTTCTGGAAATGCAGCGCCACTCTCTTTTAATGTTTACCAGCTGTGGGTGGTTTTTCGATGACATAGCCGGTATCGAAAGCAAGCAAATTCTTCTTTTTGCCGCCCGGGCCATCCAGTTAGCCCAGGAATTCGGTGAGCTTGATCTGGAGGAACCGCTCAAGAGAGAACTCGCACAAGCTCCGGGTAATCAGCCGGAATATCTGGACGGACAAGCGGTTTGGAATTCCTTCGTCAAGCCTTCGGTAATTGACCTCCTCAGAGTGGGGGTCCATGTTGCTGTTTCCTCCCTTTTTCAGCCTCCCAACGGGGAAAGGGGAGAAGAAAAACTATACTGTTATCAATACCGGAAAGAGGTATTGACGATGGTGGAATCCGGAAAAGAACAGCTTCTGTTCGGCAAGATCCATATCAGATCTACCTTTACTTGGGAAGAATTGACAGCGTGCTTTGCCATGGTCTACTTTGGAGACTATAACCTGATGGGGGGAGTGCGAAAATACCTGCCTGATGGATGTTCAAAAGAGTTTGCCGATCAATTGAAAGCCGCATTCAACCGGCTCGGTATTCCGGAAATCGTCCGTCTCATGGACGGCCATTTCGGTACCCATCATTACACCTTCCGGCATCTTTTTCGGGACGAGCAGCGACAGATATTGGAACAAGTCATGAGTACGACGCTGGGGAGCGTCGAATCAACTTACCGGCAAATATATGAGCAAAATTATCCCATCATGCAGATAATGAGAGAGTTGCAAATCCCTCTGCCCAAGGCAGTCAGAACGGCCGGGGAATACATTTTAAACCGTGATATGATCAGTGCGCTGGCCCCCGATGTTCTGGATTTTGAGTGGTTGTCCCGCCTGGTGGAAGAAATGAAACAATGGAGCATGGATATTGACCGGGTTACCATAGGTTATGTCGCCGAGAATACGATAAACCGATTGATCGATCAATGGGTGAAAAATCCTGAGGAAACGATAGTCCTTGAAAAACTTGCTCGTCTGGTCGGAATTTTTGAAAAACTTCCGATCGAGCCGGATTTTGGGTATGCTCAAAACCTGTTCTTTCAATATGGCCGGAAAATGTACTCATCTCTAAGCCGCCTGGAAGTATCTGGGGAGGAAAGAAGGCATGTACAGGTTATGTTGTTGCGGAAACTTGCCGAATATCTGCGGGTGAGTGTCTCGTGA
- a CDS encoding Glu/Leu/Phe/Val dehydrogenase, with protein MVEQNPFQMAQQQLDDCARIIRMDAGVHMLLRYPKREIHVSIPVRMDDGTLKVFQGFRVQYNDVRGPTKGGIRFHPEETIDTVRALAAWMTWKCAVVDIPLGGAKGGIICDPKKLSKGELERLSRGYIQAMWPMIGPDKDIPAPDVYTNPQVMAWMMDEYSRFFGANQFGVITGKPLAIGGTKGRIEATARGGMYALEEAAGVCGIDLAKATIAVQGFGNAGYYATKLCKELFGSRIVALSDSSGGIYSELGLVPEAVLEHKHKNGSVIGFPGTREITNEEILELNVDVLIPSALEKVIHENNADKIQAKIIAELANGPTTPEADRVLYERGIHVIPDFLCNAGGVTVSYFEMVQNFYMYYWEEAEINQKLGRKMADAYHVVYNASREFGVNMRQAAYIVAVKRVVEAMELRGWI; from the coding sequence GTGGTCGAGCAAAATCCCTTTCAAATGGCACAACAACAGCTTGATGATTGTGCCCGAATTATACGAATGGACGCCGGGGTGCATATGTTGCTCCGGTATCCTAAGAGAGAGATCCATGTTTCTATACCGGTACGGATGGATGATGGAACTCTGAAGGTGTTCCAGGGCTTTCGGGTGCAATACAACGATGTGCGGGGTCCAACTAAAGGAGGAATCCGCTTTCACCCTGAAGAAACAATCGACACGGTGCGGGCTCTGGCGGCTTGGATGACTTGGAAGTGTGCTGTTGTCGATATACCCCTGGGAGGAGCCAAGGGAGGGATCATTTGTGATCCTAAAAAACTTTCCAAGGGTGAATTGGAACGCTTGAGCCGGGGTTATATTCAGGCTATGTGGCCGATGATCGGACCGGATAAAGACATCCCCGCACCTGATGTTTACACCAATCCTCAGGTGATGGCCTGGATGATGGATGAGTATTCCCGTTTTTTTGGGGCGAACCAGTTTGGAGTCATAACTGGAAAGCCACTGGCCATCGGAGGCACGAAGGGCCGGATTGAAGCAACCGCAAGAGGCGGCATGTATGCCCTTGAGGAAGCGGCGGGAGTGTGTGGAATCGACCTTGCTAAAGCCACGATCGCCGTTCAGGGATTCGGGAATGCCGGATATTATGCCACTAAGTTGTGTAAGGAACTATTTGGTTCCCGCATTGTCGCATTAAGTGACAGTTCTGGAGGAATATACAGCGAATTAGGGTTGGTCCCGGAAGCCGTCCTGGAGCATAAACATAAAAACGGTTCAGTCATAGGCTTCCCTGGAACACGGGAAATAACTAATGAAGAAATCCTGGAACTGAATGTTGATGTTTTGATTCCATCTGCCCTGGAAAAAGTGATCCACGAAAACAATGCAGATAAGATCCAGGCCAAGATTATCGCTGAATTGGCCAATGGACCGACTACCCCGGAGGCGGACAGAGTGCTCTATGAAAGAGGGATTCACGTCATCCCCGACTTTCTCTGCAATGCAGGCGGGGTCACTGTCTCATATTTTGAAATGGTTCAGAACTTTTATATGTACTATTGGGAAGAAGCGGAAATAAACCAGAAACTCGGCAGAAAAATGGCGGACGCTTACCATGTCGTGTACAATGCCTCCCGGGAATTCGGTGTGAATATGCGGCAGGCTGCGTATATCGTAGCTGTAAAAAGGGTTGTGGAGGCCATGGAACTACGCGGTTGGATATGA
- a CDS encoding metallopeptidase family protein, with translation MEQEKLLLNKAVLSKLINDIVDALPDKIRDNLVNVEFLIEERPSFDTIRSAGSSQLLGLYHGIPLNKRGRGYTFVLPDRIILYQKNIARISRTFDEWRNNVRKVVLHEIGHYFGFNEREIRELMNEYPEEPTG, from the coding sequence ATGGAACAAGAAAAGTTACTATTGAATAAAGCGGTGCTTTCAAAGCTGATCAACGATATCGTAGACGCCCTTCCCGATAAAATCAGGGACAACCTGGTGAATGTCGAATTTTTGATTGAAGAGAGGCCCTCCTTCGATACGATCAGATCGGCCGGCTCCAGTCAACTTCTCGGTCTTTACCATGGGATACCACTGAATAAGAGGGGTCGTGGATACACCTTTGTTCTTCCCGATCGAATTATCCTTTACCAAAAAAACATCGCCCGGATTTCCCGGACATTTGATGAATGGCGTAACAATGTACGGAAGGTTGTTCTCCACGAAATCGGTCACTATTTCGGATTTAACGAACGCGAGATTCGGGAGTTGATGAACGAATACCCGGAAGAACCGACTGGATAG
- a CDS encoding HD domain-containing protein, with amino-acid sequence MEDNEYYWKAVHSVFVEDPSMIEHTREVIEHALALCTELNCDDVTKKIVFLSALLHDIGICEAFRKHGSREGKYQHIEGPPIARKILEEGREDPSISERVIYLVGNHHNFDNVDDLDFQILIEADMLVNLREENLTPRELNDFIEHFFKTDSGKKRARSLYLGF; translated from the coding sequence ATGGAAGATAATGAATATTACTGGAAAGCGGTACATTCTGTCTTTGTCGAAGATCCGTCAATGATTGAACATACTCGGGAAGTCATCGAGCATGCACTAGCGCTTTGTACGGAATTGAACTGTGACGACGTGACGAAAAAAATCGTTTTTCTCTCCGCACTCCTGCATGATATCGGAATCTGTGAAGCCTTCCGTAAACACGGTTCGCGGGAGGGAAAATACCAGCATATCGAAGGACCACCCATAGCCAGGAAAATTCTGGAAGAGGGGAGGGAGGATCCGTCGATTAGCGAACGGGTTATTTACTTGGTAGGCAATCATCATAATTTCGACAACGTGGACGATCTGGACTTCCAAATACTTATTGAGGCGGACATGCTGGTTAACCTTCGCGAAGAAAATCTCACGCCCCGGGAACTTAATGACTTTATCGAACATTTTTTCAAAACTGATTCCGGTAAAAAAAGGGCCAGATCCCTTTATCTCGGCTTTTAA